Proteins co-encoded in one Cuculus canorus isolate bCucCan1 chromosome 22, bCucCan1.pri, whole genome shotgun sequence genomic window:
- the TMEM222 gene encoding transmembrane protein 222, with protein MAEAEAKMKQFGGSGGAGLDAERSRFPYCVVWTPIPVLTWLFPIIGHMGICTSTGVIRDFAGPYFVSEDNMAFGKPVKYWKLDPNKVYSSGPNAWDTAVHDASEEYKHRMHNLCCDNCHSHVALALNLMRYDNSTSWNMVKLCFFSLLYGKYVSIGGFVKTWLPFVLFLGVIVTVVLTLHLR; from the exons ATGGCGGAAGCGGAGGCGAAGATGAAGCAGTTCGGGGGCagcggcggggccgggctgGACGCGGAGCGCAGCCGCTTCCCGTACTGCGTGGTGTGGACCCCGATCCCCGTCCTGAC ATGGCTGTTCCCAATCATCGGCCACATGGGTATTTGCACATCGACTGGAGTCATCCGGGACTTTGCAGGGCCATACTTTGTTTCA gAGGACAACATGGCATTTGGGAAGCCAGTGAA GTACTGGAAACTGGATCCCAACAAAGTCTACTCCAGTGGTCCCAATGCTTGGGACACGGCTGTACACGATGCCTCGGAGGAGTACAAGCACCGAATG CACAACCTCTGCTGTGATAACTGCCATTCGCACGTGGCTCTGGCCTTAAACTTGATGAGATACGACAATAGCACCTCATGGAACATGGTGAAACTCTGTTTCTTCTCACTCCTATATGGGAAGTACGTAAG CATAGGGGGATTCGTGAAGACCTGGCTTCCCTTTGTCCTCTTCTTGGGGGTGATCGTGACCGTTGTCCTGACACTTCATTTGCGGTGA